One window from the genome of Cryobacterium sp. GrIS_2_6 encodes:
- a CDS encoding GuaB3 family IMP dehydrogenase-related protein — protein MEIEIGRSKRARRAYAFDDIAVVPSRRTRDPEDVNVSWTIDAYEFAIPFLAAPMDSVVSPTTAIMMGQLGGIGVLDLEGLWTRYDDPEPLLAEIRELPADRATARMQEMYSEPIKPALVTERLAQIRAAGVTVAGALSPQRTQELYETVVAAGVDLFVIRGTTVSAEHVSLNQEPLNLKKFIYELDVPVIVGGAATYTAALHLMRTGAAGVLVGFGGGAASTTRASLGIHAPMATAVADVAGARRDYLDESGGRYVHVIADGGLSTSGDIVKALACGADAVMLGTTLARATDAPGGGFHWGAEVHHPQLPRGKRVEVGTVAPLETILYGPTPIADGTANLVGALRRSMATTGYSTLKEFQRVEVVVAPYRTN, from the coding sequence ATGGAAATCGAGATCGGCCGCTCCAAGCGCGCTCGCCGCGCGTACGCCTTTGACGACATCGCGGTCGTGCCCAGTCGGCGCACCCGCGATCCCGAAGACGTGAATGTCAGCTGGACGATCGACGCGTACGAATTCGCGATCCCGTTCCTCGCCGCCCCGATGGACTCCGTGGTCTCCCCGACCACGGCGATCATGATGGGCCAGCTCGGCGGCATCGGTGTGCTCGACCTCGAGGGCCTCTGGACCCGCTACGACGACCCGGAACCGCTCCTCGCCGAGATCCGCGAACTTCCGGCCGACCGTGCGACCGCCCGCATGCAGGAGATGTACTCCGAACCGATCAAGCCGGCCCTCGTCACCGAGCGTCTCGCCCAGATCCGCGCCGCCGGGGTCACCGTCGCCGGAGCGCTCTCCCCGCAGCGCACCCAGGAACTCTACGAAACCGTCGTCGCCGCCGGCGTCGACCTCTTCGTCATCCGCGGTACCACGGTGTCCGCCGAGCACGTCTCGCTCAACCAGGAGCCGCTCAACCTCAAGAAGTTCATCTACGAGCTCGACGTACCCGTCATCGTCGGCGGTGCGGCCACATACACGGCGGCCCTGCACCTGATGCGCACCGGCGCGGCCGGCGTGCTCGTCGGCTTCGGCGGCGGCGCGGCGTCGACCACGCGGGCCTCGCTCGGCATCCACGCCCCGATGGCCACGGCCGTCGCCGACGTCGCCGGCGCTCGCCGCGACTACCTCGACGAATCCGGCGGACGCTACGTGCACGTCATCGCCGACGGCGGCCTGAGCACCTCCGGTGACATCGTCAAGGCGCTCGCCTGCGGCGCGGACGCCGTCATGCTCGGCACCACCCTGGCCAGGGCGACGGATGCCCCCGGCGGCGGATTCCACTGGGGCGCCGAGGTGCACCACCCGCAGCTGCCCCGCGGCAAGCGAGTCGAGGTCGGCACCGTCGCCCCGCTCGAGACCATCCTGTACGGCCCGACGCCGATCGCCGACGGCACCGCCAACCTCGTCGGCGCCCTGCGCCGGTCGATGGCGACCACCGGTTATTCGACCCTCAAGGAATTCCAGCGCGTCGAGGTGGTTGTCGCGCCGTACCGAACGAACTAG